A region of the Methyloprofundus sedimenti genome:
CATATTGATAAGCCCAAAAACATCAAGATGACGGCTGAGTTACAACAGATAATAACGCCTTTAATCAAAGAGAAATGGAGCCCTGACTGTATTTCAGGACGCTTAAAACAACAAGGTAAGGACTCCGTCAGTCATGAGACTATTTACCGTTATATTTTAGCTAACAAAGCAGCCGGTGGCGATTTGTATACTTATTTGAGGCATCAAGCCAAACCTTATCGTAAGCGATATGGAAAAAATGATTATCGCGGAACGATACCCAGCCGTGTTGATATTGATGAGCGACCACAAGTGGTTGATGATAAAACGCGTTTAGGTGATTGGGAAGCAGATACTGTTATCGGTAAAGGACATAAAGGCGTATTGGTGACGCTGACTGAACGGGTCTCAAAGCTCAACTTCGCCATCTCAATTGAGCGTAAAGAATCTGAATTAACGAAAGAGGCGATTATCAATGCTCTTGAGCCTTTTAAACGTTGGGTTCACACGATTACCTTTGATAATGGACGTGAGTTTTGTGGGCATGAAGCCATTGCAAAAACACTTGACTGCGGCACTTATTTTGCCAAACCGTATCATTCGTGGCAACGAGGTTTAAATGAAAACCACAATGGCTTATTAAGGCAATACTTCCCTAAAAAAGAACCTTTGGATAAGGTAACTCAAGATGAGGTTGATAGTGCCATTACAGCACTTAATCATCGTCCAAGAAAAGGGTTAAATTACAGAACTCCATGGGAAGTATTTTGCCAAATAACGGGGGTTGATATAAATAAATCACAGGGTGTTGCATTAATTGCTTGAATTCGCGTGTCATTCACAGGCAAAGTTTTACTGAATTGCGGATATCAAACAGAAATATGTAATGAACGCCCGCTTAAGGATAATGCACTTTCGTGAATTGCTTCAGAGAGAGTCGGGTGGGCATGGATTGTCCGTGCCAGATCTTCAGCGGTTGCCGAAAACTCCATTGCTAAAACAGCCTCGGCTATTAATTCAGAGGCCAGAAAACCGATGATATGAACGCCTAATATGACTTCTGTATCAGCCTGCATAATCATTTTCACCATACCTGACGTTGTGCCCTTAATTTGCGAGCGACTGGTTGAGCTGAAAGGGAAGTTGCTGGTCTTGATATTCTCGCCTATGGCAAGCAGGTCTTGTTCCGTTTGACCTACCCAGGCAATTTCAGGGTCGGTATAAATGACATTAGGAATAGTGTGATAGTTAATCGGGGATTGCTGGCCTGCGATCAGTTCAGCGACAAAAATTCCCTCTTCAATACCTTTATGCGCTAACATTGGTCCTGATAATGTCAGGTCACCTATTGCATAAACGCCCGGTAGTGTTGAACAGCAATTCTCGTCGACATGCACAAAGCCTTCTTCATCGAGCAGCAAATCTGCGGATGCTGCTATGAGAGTTTCCGTATTGGGTTTTCTGCCTGAAGCGACTACCAGTTTTTCAAAAAAACATTGATGTCGTCCTTGCTTGTCTTCATATTCCACATTTACCTGGTTTTGTTCTATATTAGTGGAAATAACCCGTGCGCCCAGACGAATATCCATGCCTTGTTTACAGTAGAGTTTAAAAGCTTCATCAGATATTTCCTGATCAGCCATGGTCATAAAAGATTCTTGTGCTTCAAGCAGAACCACTTTTGTACCTAATTTATTCCAGATACCAGCCAGCTCGATACCTATTGCGCCGGCACCAATAATTCCCAGTGTCTTTGGGACACTTTGTAAATTCAATGCCTTTTGCACATCAATAATAAATTCATTGTCTATCGGGGCGAATTTCAGCTCCACAGGGCTAGAGCCTGCAGCAAGAATGATTTTATCAGCGGTAATGACTTTGGGTAAGTTGTCGCTAAAGGGAATTATTTCTACTCGATTAGGATTGATAAGTTGAGCATGGGCTTTAATGGTTTTAACTTTATTATCGATAAATATTTGTTCCACTTGTTGATTTAATAAGGCAACTATAGCTTCTTTGCGCTTCTGCATTTTGGGAATATCAGCCTTTATATTGTCTGCACTGATACCATGATCAGCCAGGCCATGATTGGCTAGATGAAATAATTTAGCTGACTCTAATAGTGCGACGGCAGAAATACATCCTCCATTGACATAATTGCCACCAAGACAAGGAGTAGATTTTTTTGAGTCCCAATTATCAATACAAGCCGTTTTAAGACCAAGTTGAGTAGCGCGGGTCGCCGCAACATATCCTGCGGGTCCGGCACCTATGACAATAACATCGAAATCATTTTTTTGTTGAGACATGAGGTAATCCTAACTTAAATATTAAGTAGTAAATGAGCAGGCGATTCCAGACCTTCTTTAATTGCATATAGAAACTGCACTGCATCACGTCCATCTACCAGGCGATGATCATAAGATAAAGCAAGATACATGATTGGGCGAATAACAATTTCCCCGTTTTCTACGATGGGTCGCTCGGTAATTGCATGCATACCTAAA
Encoded here:
- a CDS encoding IS30 family transposase, which produces MNTFNHLTQEERFYIYTQLKQGVSKNQIAITLGRHKSTIGREITRNTGQCGYRYKQAERIAKQRHIDKPKNIKMTAELQQIITPLIKEKWSPDCISGRLKQQGKDSVSHETIYRYILANKAAGGDLYTYLRHQAKPYRKRYGKNDYRGTIPSRVDIDERPQVVDDKTRLGDWEADTVIGKGHKGVLVTLTERVSKLNFAISIERKESELTKEAIINALEPFKRWVHTITFDNGREFCGHEAIAKTLDCGTYFAKPYHSWQRGLNENHNGLLRQYFPKKEPLDKVTQDEVDSAITALNHRPRKGLNYRTPWEVFCQITGVDINKSQGVALIA
- the lpdA gene encoding dihydrolipoyl dehydrogenase; translated protein: MSQQKNDFDVIVIGAGPAGYVAATRATQLGLKTACIDNWDSKKSTPCLGGNYVNGGCISAVALLESAKLFHLANHGLADHGISADNIKADIPKMQKRKEAIVALLNQQVEQIFIDNKVKTIKAHAQLINPNRVEIIPFSDNLPKVITADKIILAAGSSPVELKFAPIDNEFIIDVQKALNLQSVPKTLGIIGAGAIGIELAGIWNKLGTKVVLLEAQESFMTMADQEISDEAFKLYCKQGMDIRLGARVISTNIEQNQVNVEYEDKQGRHQCFFEKLVVASGRKPNTETLIAASADLLLDEEGFVHVDENCCSTLPGVYAIGDLTLSGPMLAHKGIEEGIFVAELIAGQQSPINYHTIPNVIYTDPEIAWVGQTEQDLLAIGENIKTSNFPFSSTSRSQIKGTTSGMVKMIMQADTEVILGVHIIGFLASELIAEAVLAMEFSATAEDLARTIHAHPTLSEAIHESALSLSGRSLHISV